The Gemmata palustris genome includes a region encoding these proteins:
- the aceE gene encoding pyruvate dehydrogenase (acetyl-transferring), homodimeric type produces the protein MLVTPDVLALNSARLPEDIDPQETTEWLDAMEAVLKHGGPERAKYLLETLIAVTDRAGAKMPGGITTPYVNTIPVEDQAAFPGDRVLERKLKSAIRWNAMAMVLKANKNTNVGGHISTFASAATLYEIGFNHFFHGRSADHPGDVVFFQGHASPGMYARAYVEGRLEEKKLDNFRQELKPGGGVSSYPHPWLMPDFWQYPTVSMGLGPIMSIYHARYNRYLRDRELAKTDRARVWAFLGDGECDEPESLGAISLAGREKLGNLTWVINCNLQRLDGPVRGNGKIIQELEGIFRGAGWNVIKVVWGTDWDELLKNDHTGALARRMMEVVDGEYCDYVGRDMRTTEEINSKKLISEEEDADRRGAYIRDVFFNTPELKALVEHLSNRQVAALKRGGHDPLKVYAAYKTATEHKAQPTVILVKTVKGYGIPGDGGQGKFTTHQLKKLAVQIEAVPDMKPEEKSKRQTLAALRQFRERFELPALSDEQLETIPFYRPPADSPEAKYLKARRDALGGPQPFRNNEFVPCQPPERKSFERLYGATVEGKTASTTFAWVNLMTQLCRDPHIKHLIVPIVPDEGQTFGMPPMYKAFGMYSSVGQTYTPVDKGSLSEYRESKTGQILQEGINEAGSMASFIAAGTAYSTHGVNTIPFYIYYSMFGFQRIGDLAWAAADARTRGFLMGATAGRTTINGEGLQHEDGHSHLMAMTIPTCRTYDPAYAYELAVVIEEGINAMYVRGEECFYYLTVYNEAYDMPAMPGEHVREGIIRGLYPVKSAKPAGAKLEVQLLGSGVILNEALRAQQILADKYNIASTVYSATSYQMLRKDAIECERHNRLHPDAPKKVPFVSQVLGATKGPIVATSDYMRALPETVAPYLNGRLLALGTDGFGRSETRKALRRFFEVDAENVVVAALYALFEQGQLDPGTVKKAVADLGIDPDAAHPWTI, from the coding sequence ATGCTCGTCACCCCGGACGTGTTGGCTCTGAATAGCGCCCGACTTCCCGAAGACATCGACCCGCAGGAAACCACCGAGTGGCTCGATGCAATGGAGGCCGTGCTTAAACACGGCGGGCCGGAGCGGGCCAAGTACCTCCTCGAAACGCTCATCGCGGTCACCGACCGGGCCGGCGCTAAAATGCCCGGCGGGATCACGACGCCCTACGTCAACACGATCCCCGTCGAAGACCAGGCGGCCTTCCCCGGCGACCGGGTTCTCGAGCGGAAGCTCAAAAGTGCCATCCGCTGGAACGCGATGGCGATGGTGCTCAAAGCGAACAAGAACACCAACGTCGGCGGCCACATCTCCACCTTTGCCAGTGCCGCCACGCTTTACGAAATCGGCTTCAACCACTTCTTCCACGGCCGCTCGGCCGACCACCCCGGCGATGTTGTGTTCTTCCAGGGCCACGCGAGCCCCGGCATGTACGCGCGGGCTTACGTCGAAGGGCGGCTGGAAGAAAAGAAGCTGGACAACTTCCGCCAGGAACTGAAGCCCGGCGGCGGGGTGTCGAGCTACCCGCACCCGTGGCTCATGCCGGACTTCTGGCAGTACCCGACCGTCAGCATGGGCCTCGGCCCGATCATGTCCATCTACCACGCCCGGTACAATCGGTACCTGCGGGACCGCGAGCTCGCGAAGACGGACCGCGCCCGCGTGTGGGCGTTCCTCGGCGACGGCGAGTGCGACGAGCCCGAATCGCTCGGCGCGATCAGCCTCGCCGGGCGCGAGAAGCTCGGCAACCTCACCTGGGTCATCAACTGTAACCTGCAGCGGCTCGACGGCCCGGTGCGCGGGAACGGGAAGATCATTCAGGAACTCGAGGGCATCTTCCGCGGCGCCGGGTGGAACGTCATCAAGGTGGTGTGGGGGACCGACTGGGACGAGTTGCTCAAGAACGACCACACCGGTGCGCTCGCCCGGCGCATGATGGAAGTTGTTGACGGCGAGTACTGCGACTACGTCGGGCGCGACATGCGCACCACCGAAGAGATCAACTCTAAGAAGCTCATCAGCGAGGAAGAGGACGCCGACCGTCGCGGGGCGTACATCCGCGACGTGTTCTTCAACACGCCCGAACTCAAGGCGCTCGTCGAGCACCTCTCGAACCGCCAGGTCGCGGCCCTCAAGCGCGGCGGGCACGACCCGCTCAAGGTGTACGCGGCGTACAAGACCGCGACCGAGCACAAGGCCCAGCCGACCGTCATTCTCGTGAAGACCGTGAAGGGTTACGGCATCCCCGGCGACGGCGGGCAAGGCAAGTTCACCACCCACCAGTTGAAGAAACTCGCGGTCCAGATCGAAGCCGTGCCCGACATGAAGCCGGAGGAGAAGTCGAAGCGCCAGACGCTCGCCGCGCTCCGCCAGTTCCGCGAGCGGTTCGAGCTCCCGGCCCTGTCCGACGAGCAACTCGAAACGATCCCCTTCTACCGCCCGCCCGCGGACAGCCCCGAAGCGAAGTACCTGAAGGCCCGGCGCGACGCCCTCGGCGGCCCACAGCCGTTCCGCAACAACGAGTTCGTGCCGTGCCAGCCGCCGGAGCGCAAGAGCTTCGAGCGCCTGTACGGGGCCACGGTCGAGGGGAAGACCGCCTCGACCACGTTCGCGTGGGTCAACCTGATGACCCAACTGTGCCGCGACCCGCACATCAAGCACCTGATCGTCCCCATCGTGCCGGACGAGGGGCAGACGTTCGGGATGCCGCCGATGTACAAGGCGTTCGGCATGTACTCCAGCGTCGGGCAGACGTACACGCCCGTCGATAAGGGGTCGCTCTCGGAATACCGCGAGTCGAAGACCGGCCAGATCCTGCAAGAGGGGATCAACGAGGCCGGGAGCATGGCGAGCTTCATCGCCGCCGGCACCGCGTACAGCACGCACGGCGTGAACACGATCCCGTTCTACATCTATTACTCGATGTTCGGGTTCCAGCGCATCGGCGACCTCGCGTGGGCCGCGGCCGACGCCCGCACCCGCGGGTTCCTGATGGGCGCCACCGCCGGGCGCACCACGATCAACGGCGAGGGGCTCCAGCACGAGGACGGGCACAGCCACCTGATGGCCATGACCATCCCGACGTGCCGCACCTACGACCCGGCCTATGCCTACGAGCTCGCGGTCGTCATCGAAGAGGGCATCAACGCGATGTACGTGCGCGGCGAGGAGTGCTTCTACTACCTCACCGTTTACAACGAAGCCTACGACATGCCCGCGATGCCCGGCGAGCACGTGCGCGAGGGCATCATCCGCGGGCTGTACCCCGTAAAGAGCGCGAAACCCGCCGGCGCGAAACTCGAGGTGCAGCTCCTCGGCAGCGGCGTCATCCTGAACGAGGCGCTCCGGGCACAGCAGATCCTCGCGGACAAGTACAACATCGCCAGCACGGTCTACAGCGCGACCAGCTACCAGATGCTCCGCAAGGACGCCATCGAGTGCGAGCGCCACAACCGCCTGCACCCGGACGCGCCCAAGAAGGTGCCGTTCGTTTCCCAGGTGCTCGGCGCCACGAAGGGGCCGATCGTCGCGACGAGCGACTACATGCGGGCGCTGCCGGAAACGGTCGCCCCGTACCTGAACGGCCGGCTGCTCGCGCTGGGCACCGACGGGTTCGGCCGCTCGGAAACGCGCAAGGCGCTGCGGCGCTTCTTCGAGGTGGACGCCGAGAACGTGGTGGTCGCCGCGCTGTACGCGCTCTTCGAGCAGGGGCAACTCGACCCCGGCACGGTGAAGAAGGCGGTCGCGGACCTGGGCATCGACCCGGACGCCGCGCACCCGTGGACCATCTGA
- a CDS encoding ATP-binding protein, whose protein sequence is MSATRTVTELTIPSDLGESRRVMELIEDALHARGYTEHDIFAIKLALEEALVNAIKHGNQMDLDKRVFIVYHITPERFDIRITDEGDGFNPEDVPDPTAIENLERPCGRGLLLMRGFMTEVEYHGKGNVVSMAKVREVPT, encoded by the coding sequence ATGAGCGCCACCCGCACCGTTACCGAACTGACGATACCCAGTGACCTGGGCGAGTCGCGCCGCGTAATGGAACTGATCGAGGACGCGCTGCACGCCCGGGGGTACACGGAGCACGACATCTTCGCGATCAAGCTCGCGCTCGAAGAGGCCCTCGTCAACGCGATCAAGCACGGCAACCAGATGGACCTCGACAAGCGGGTGTTCATCGTCTACCACATCACCCCCGAGCGGTTCGACATCCGCATCACCGATGAGGGCGACGGGTTCAACCCCGAGGACGTGCCCGACCCGACCGCCATCGAGAACCTCGAGCGCCCCTGCGGGCGCGGGCTGCTCCTCATGCGCGGGTTCATGACCGAGGTCGAGTACCACGGCAAGGGCAACGTCGTCAGCATGGCCAAGGTGCGCGAAGTCCCCACCTGA
- a CDS encoding STAS domain-containing protein, whose product MASQPPRRRRLEVEDIGDIAVVNFVDKKILDEQNIQMIGDDLFRLVDELGRRKVLLNFGNVEFMSSAALGKLITLHRKLQAVQGKLVLCKIAKDILDVFKITKLDKILTIFPDEQAGLQGF is encoded by the coding sequence ATGGCGTCCCAACCGCCCCGCCGTCGCCGGCTCGAAGTCGAAGACATCGGGGACATCGCGGTCGTCAACTTCGTCGACAAGAAGATCCTGGACGAGCAGAACATCCAGATGATCGGCGACGACCTGTTCCGCCTGGTCGACGAGCTCGGCCGCCGGAAGGTGCTGCTCAACTTCGGCAACGTCGAGTTCATGTCCAGCGCCGCCCTCGGCAAGCTGATCACGCTGCACCGCAAGCTCCAGGCCGTTCAGGGCAAGCTGGTGCTGTGCAAGATCGCCAAGGACATCCTCGACGTCTTCAAGATCACCAAGCTGGACAAGATCCTCACCATCTTCCCGGACGAACAGGCCGGGCTGCAGGGGTTCTGA
- the mutS gene encoding DNA mismatch repair protein MutS has protein sequence MSRMMQQYHDAKAQHPGMLVLFRNGDFYELFEDDAELGARVLGITLTKRDGTIPMAGVPVHKLEHYLGLLLRAGHRVAVCEQMEEPDPKKKIIPREVNRIVTPGTITDDGLLDPRAPNYLVALVPAAKAGAYGIAWVDLSTGYFSAADVPAPKLSDELSRLNAVECLFADALTNVVAQAAGMHLPRSRVARPDWTFDPSTALAALKNHFAVSTFTGFGFEDAQPCLVAAGAVIIYLQETLKASLQHIRRLRPHRPDALLALDEVTRRSLELTRTLRDNQRDGSLLSVLDRTVTPMGARLLHDSVLAPLTDRPAIGARFDAVEELLKDHALRRAVREHLEACSDIQRLTTRVSTAKAGPRDLAAIARTLRKLPAVKAKLTGRRAPLLQELEARLELCPDIRELLDKAIEEDPPHIAKEGGVIRAGFSPELDELRALATDGKNWIARYQAQEITRTGIGSLKVGYNEIDGYYLEITNANETKTPAEYKHQKTLKNAKRYYTPSLREYEEKVVTSQDKSRALELQLFVTLRDQVAAQTPRLLNTAEVLAALDMLAALAELAAARNYVRPVLVDEPVLDVRDGRHPVLDQILPPGTFVPNDATFGPDGGTFWLVTGPNMAGKSTFLRQVALITLMAHMGSFVPAKGATIGMTDRIFTRVGASDELSRGQSTFMVEMTEAANILNNATPRSLVILDEIGRGTATYDGVSLAWAMTEYLHDVIGCRALFATHYHELAQLATALPRLRNYNVLVRELADEIVFLHKIAPGNAERSYGIHVARLAGVPDAVLKRATAVLGSLEKQHELPGVSAPATVPASAVPVASEELPTRKANVVQPPEAPRRKPKPQPSSPSLFGESEDVPF, from the coding sequence ATGTCCCGCATGATGCAGCAGTACCACGACGCGAAGGCCCAGCACCCGGGGATGCTCGTCCTGTTCCGCAACGGCGACTTCTACGAGCTGTTCGAGGACGATGCGGAACTCGGCGCGCGCGTCCTGGGCATCACGCTCACCAAGCGCGACGGGACCATCCCGATGGCCGGGGTGCCGGTCCACAAGCTCGAGCACTACCTCGGGCTCTTGCTCCGGGCCGGGCACCGCGTGGCGGTGTGCGAGCAGATGGAGGAGCCGGACCCGAAGAAGAAGATCATCCCGCGCGAGGTGAACCGGATCGTCACCCCGGGCACCATCACGGACGACGGGCTGCTCGACCCACGCGCCCCGAACTACCTCGTGGCCCTCGTGCCCGCGGCGAAGGCCGGCGCCTACGGAATCGCGTGGGTCGACCTCTCCACCGGGTACTTCTCCGCGGCCGACGTCCCGGCCCCCAAACTCTCCGATGAACTTTCCCGCCTCAACGCGGTCGAGTGCCTGTTCGCGGACGCGCTCACGAACGTCGTGGCGCAGGCCGCCGGGATGCACTTGCCGCGCAGCCGCGTGGCCCGGCCCGACTGGACGTTCGACCCCTCCACGGCGCTCGCGGCGCTCAAGAACCACTTCGCGGTGAGCACGTTCACCGGGTTCGGGTTCGAGGACGCGCAGCCGTGCCTGGTAGCGGCCGGCGCGGTCATCATCTACCTGCAGGAAACGCTGAAGGCGAGCCTCCAGCACATCCGCCGGCTGCGGCCCCACCGCCCGGACGCGCTGCTCGCGCTCGACGAGGTCACGCGCCGCAGCCTCGAACTCACGCGCACGCTGCGCGACAACCAGCGCGACGGCTCGCTGCTCTCCGTGCTCGACCGCACCGTGACCCCGATGGGCGCGCGGCTGCTCCACGACAGCGTCCTCGCGCCGCTCACCGACCGCCCCGCCATCGGCGCGCGCTTCGACGCCGTCGAGGAGCTGCTGAAGGACCACGCCCTGCGCCGGGCGGTGCGCGAGCACCTCGAGGCGTGCTCGGACATCCAGCGCCTCACCACGCGCGTCTCCACCGCGAAGGCCGGCCCGCGCGACCTGGCCGCCATCGCGCGCACGCTCCGCAAGTTGCCCGCGGTGAAGGCCAAGCTCACCGGGCGCCGGGCGCCGCTCCTGCAGGAACTGGAGGCGCGCCTCGAACTGTGCCCGGACATCCGCGAGCTGCTCGACAAGGCGATCGAGGAGGACCCGCCGCACATCGCGAAGGAGGGCGGCGTCATCCGCGCGGGGTTCAGCCCGGAACTCGACGAGCTCCGCGCGCTGGCCACCGACGGCAAGAACTGGATCGCGCGCTACCAGGCCCAGGAGATCACGCGCACGGGCATCGGGAGCCTGAAGGTCGGGTACAACGAGATCGACGGCTACTACCTCGAAATCACGAACGCGAACGAGACCAAGACCCCCGCCGAGTACAAGCACCAGAAGACGCTCAAGAACGCGAAGCGGTACTACACGCCGTCGCTGCGCGAGTACGAGGAGAAGGTCGTCACCTCGCAGGACAAGAGCCGCGCGCTGGAACTGCAGCTCTTCGTCACGCTCCGGGACCAGGTCGCGGCCCAGACCCCGCGCCTGTTGAACACCGCGGAGGTGCTCGCGGCGCTCGACATGCTCGCGGCGCTGGCGGAACTCGCGGCGGCCCGCAACTACGTCCGCCCGGTGCTCGTCGACGAGCCGGTCCTCGACGTCCGCGACGGGCGGCACCCGGTGCTCGACCAGATCCTGCCCCCGGGCACGTTCGTGCCCAACGACGCCACGTTCGGTCCCGACGGCGGCACGTTCTGGCTCGTCACCGGCCCGAACATGGCCGGCAAGAGCACGTTCTTGCGGCAAGTCGCGCTCATCACGCTCATGGCGCACATGGGCAGCTTCGTCCCCGCGAAGGGCGCGACGATCGGGATGACGGACCGCATCTTCACGCGCGTCGGCGCCAGCGACGAGCTGAGCCGCGGGCAATCGACGTTCATGGTGGAGATGACCGAGGCCGCGAACATCCTGAACAACGCGACCCCGCGCAGCCTCGTCATCCTCGACGAGATCGGCCGCGGCACCGCCACCTACGACGGCGTGTCGCTCGCGTGGGCGATGACCGAGTACCTGCACGACGTAATCGGGTGCCGGGCGCTGTTCGCCACGCACTACCACGAACTCGCGCAACTGGCGACCGCGCTGCCCCGGTTGCGGAACTACAACGTGCTGGTGCGCGAACTGGCCGACGAGATCGTGTTCCTGCACAAGATCGCGCCGGGCAACGCGGAGCGCAGCTACGGCATCCACGTCGCGCGGCTCGCGGGCGTCCCGGACGCGGTCCTGAAGCGCGCGACCGCGGTCCTGGGGTCGCTCGAAAAGCAGCACGAACTGCCCGGCGTCTCGGCCCCCGCCACCGTGCCCGCCAGTGCCGTTCCCGTCGCGTCCGAAGAGCTCCCGACGCGGAAGGCGAACGTGGTCCAGCCGCCCGAAGCCCCGCGGCGCAAGCCCAAGCCCCAACCGAGCAGCCCGAGCCTCTTCGGGGAAAGCGAAGACGTCCCGTTTTGA